One part of the uncultured Bacteroides sp. genome encodes these proteins:
- a CDS encoding glycoside hydrolase family 76 protein has product MYNNYQIHNSCLLRETYPIDINYSADYLVSEESNNTPNKYSYLWPYSGTFTAVNTIFEASDFSQVYKKTLEKRVLPGLEKYLDTKRNPTAYSSYITSDSKSDRFYDDNIWIGIDFLDIYFLTHENKYLSKAKMIWNFIQSGTDEKLGGGIYWCEQKKESKNTCSNAPGAVYALKLFQATDDSTFLMQGKKLYEWTKKNLQDTEDYLYFDNINLDKIIGKAKFAYNSGQMMQAASILYKLTKNSEYLFDAQNIAKGCSNFFFTKFVTPSGEKIKLVKKGDVWFSAVMLRGFIELYNIDKNRIYLDDFDKSLDYAWQHAREKNGLFNSDFSGEKKDEKKWLLTQAAMVEMFSRIAVVFKNE; this is encoded by the coding sequence ATGTATAATAATTATCAGATACACAACAGCTGCTTATTACGTGAAACTTATCCTATTGATATAAATTATTCTGCTGATTATCTGGTTTCTGAAGAATCTAATAATACGCCTAATAAATATTCTTATCTCTGGCCTTATTCAGGAACCTTTACCGCTGTTAATACAATATTTGAAGCAAGTGATTTTTCTCAGGTATACAAAAAAACTCTTGAAAAAAGAGTTTTACCCGGTCTTGAAAAATATCTGGATACTAAAAGAAATCCTACTGCTTATTCATCATATATAACTTCCGACTCTAAGAGTGACAGGTTTTATGATGATAATATATGGATTGGCATAGATTTCTTGGATATATATTTTCTTACACACGAAAATAAATATCTGAGTAAAGCCAAAATGATTTGGAATTTCATTCAAAGCGGTACAGATGAAAAATTAGGTGGCGGAATTTATTGGTGTGAACAAAAAAAGGAATCAAAGAATACTTGTTCTAATGCACCAGGTGCTGTATATGCGCTTAAACTTTTCCAAGCTACTGATGACAGCACTTTCTTAATGCAAGGTAAAAAGCTTTATGAGTGGACAAAAAAGAATCTGCAAGATACTGAGGATTATCTTTACTTTGATAATATCAATTTAGATAAGATAATAGGAAAAGCTAAATTTGCTTATAATAGTGGACAGATGATGCAAGCCGCTTCTATATTGTATAAGTTAACAAAAAATTCTGAATATTTGTTTGATGCTCAAAACATAGCGAAAGGATGTTCTAATTTTTTCTTTACCAAGTTCGTCACTCCTTCTGGGGAAAAGATTAAGTTAGTAAAAAAAGGAGACGTTTGGTTTTCAGCTGTCATGTTGAGAGGTTTTATTGAACTTTATAATATAGATAAAAACAGAATATATTTAGATGATTTTGATAAGAGTCTTGATTATGCCTGGCAGCATGCCCGAGAAAAAAATGGACTCTTCAATTCTGATTTCTCCGGAGAAAAAAAAGATGAAAAGAAATGGTTACTGACTCAAGCTGCCATGGTGGAGATGTTTAGTAGGATAGCAGTCGTATTTAAAAATGAATAA
- a CDS encoding beta-L-arabinofuranosidase domain-containing protein translates to MKKLYSRLGMVGGVVAIGLLTAAFTTRSSSQQNITVVDRPDIKVTNVNYIGYRAPLKPLNFIKLPVGSVQPEGWVRKYLEKQRDGLTGHLGEISAWLEKENNAWLTTGGDHGWEEVPYWLKGYGNLAYILNDKKMIAETKIWIEGAFASCQPDGYFGPINERNGKRELWAQMIMLWCLQSYYEYSHDQRVIELMTNYFKWQMTVPDDKLLKDYWENSRGGDNMISIYWLYNHTGDKFLLELAEKIHRNTADWTQPTSLPNWHNVNIAQCFREPATYYMLTGDSAMLKASYNVHHLIRRTFGQVPGGMFGADENARMGYIDPRQGVETCGLVEQMASDELMLCMTGDPLWAEHCEEVAFNMYPAAVMPDFKALRYITSPNQTVSDSKNHHPGIDNRGPFLSMNPFSSRCCQHNHAQGWPYFAEHLILATSDNGIAAAIYSACKATVKVGNGKEIVLHEQTNYPFEEDITFTVSAKENVEFPLYLRIPSWSEGAEVRINGKKANVKLTNGKYVCIEREWKDGDKVLLNLPMSLSLHTWQVNKNSVSVDYGPLTLSLKIDERYVQKDSRETAIGDSKWQKGADSRKWPTTEIYANSSWNISLVLDKKDALRNFKVIHKAWPVDNFPFTVENVPLEVKATGRQVPSWKIDATGLCGVLPEENAVKKGKEDITLIPMGAARLRIAAFPNTKE, encoded by the coding sequence ATGAAGAAACTGTATTCCCGATTAGGCATGGTTGGTGGAGTTGTCGCTATCGGACTGCTTACTGCCGCTTTCACCACTCGTTCTTCTTCACAGCAAAATATAACCGTGGTTGATCGTCCCGACATAAAAGTTACTAATGTAAACTATATAGGCTATCGCGCACCGCTCAAACCGTTGAATTTCATTAAATTACCTGTGGGAAGCGTGCAGCCGGAAGGATGGGTAAGAAAATATCTGGAAAAACAGCGCGACGGACTGACCGGTCATTTGGGAGAAATAAGCGCATGGCTTGAAAAAGAGAACAATGCATGGCTTACTACAGGAGGTGACCATGGCTGGGAAGAAGTGCCATATTGGCTCAAAGGATACGGTAACCTGGCCTATATACTTAATGATAAAAAGATGATAGCCGAAACAAAAATATGGATAGAGGGAGCTTTTGCCAGCTGTCAACCAGACGGGTATTTCGGTCCGATAAATGAACGCAACGGAAAACGCGAATTGTGGGCTCAGATGATTATGTTGTGGTGTCTTCAATCTTATTATGAATATTCGCATGACCAGCGTGTCATTGAACTCATGACGAATTACTTTAAATGGCAAATGACTGTGCCCGACGATAAACTGCTGAAAGATTATTGGGAAAACAGTCGCGGAGGGGATAATATGATAAGCATTTATTGGCTTTATAACCATACGGGAGATAAATTCCTGCTTGAATTGGCGGAGAAAATTCATCGCAACACTGCCGACTGGACACAGCCTACTTCATTGCCTAACTGGCACAATGTAAACATTGCTCAATGTTTCCGTGAGCCTGCCACATATTATATGCTCACGGGAGATTCAGCCATGCTTAAGGCTTCTTATAATGTGCATCATTTAATCCGCCGCACATTCGGTCAGGTGCCTGGAGGTATGTTTGGAGCGGATGAAAATGCACGCATGGGATATATCGACCCTCGCCAAGGGGTGGAGACTTGTGGTTTAGTGGAACAGATGGCTTCGGATGAACTGATGCTGTGCATGACAGGAGATCCTCTTTGGGCGGAACATTGTGAAGAGGTTGCGTTTAATATGTATCCTGCTGCCGTAATGCCCGATTTCAAAGCTTTGCGCTATATTACAAGTCCAAATCAAACGGTGAGCGACTCAAAGAACCATCATCCGGGCATAGACAACAGAGGCCCTTTTCTTTCAATGAACCCCTTCAGTAGTCGTTGCTGTCAGCACAATCATGCTCAAGGCTGGCCTTATTTTGCAGAACATCTGATTCTTGCCACCTCGGACAACGGTATTGCCGCCGCTATATATTCGGCATGTAAGGCAACGGTTAAAGTTGGCAATGGAAAAGAGATAGTACTTCATGAGCAGACCAATTATCCTTTCGAGGAAGACATAACTTTCACTGTATCTGCAAAAGAAAATGTTGAGTTTCCTCTATATTTACGTATTCCATCATGGAGCGAAGGTGCGGAAGTACGTATAAACGGCAAGAAAGCGAATGTCAAGTTGACTAATGGAAAATACGTTTGTATTGAGCGAGAATGGAAAGACGGAGATAAAGTGTTGCTAAATCTTCCAATGTCTCTGTCTTTGCATACTTGGCAAGTAAATAAGAACAGTGTTAGTGTGGATTACGGACCATTAACCCTGTCATTAAAAATAGATGAACGATATGTACAGAAGGATAGTCGTGAAACTGCCATTGGCGATTCTAAGTGGCAGAAAGGTGCTGATTCCAGAAAATGGCCTACTACTGAGATTTATGCAAACAGTTCATGGAACATTTCATTAGTTCTTGATAAGAAAGATGCATTGAGGAATTTCAAAGTCATTCATAAAGCATGGCCTGTAGATAATTTTCCATTCACTGTAGAAAACGTACCTTTGGAAGTTAAGGCTACAGGACGTCAAGTGCCAAGCTGGAAGATTGATGCTACAGGATTGTGTGGAGTATTACCAGAAGAAAATGCTGTAAAGAAAGGAAAGGAAGATATTACATTGATTCCCATGGGAGCGGCACGACTCAGAATAGCTGCTTTCCCTAATACAAAAGAATAA